GGGCGTTGTCGAGCGCGTTGACCGGGCCTGTGCCTTCGGCGGCGTTGTAGACCGTCTCGCCGTGCACCTTGACCTTAACGATCGCTTCGGACAGCACGGGCTGCTCCTGCGACTTCGCGACCATAATCTTGAACGATTCGAGCGTGAAGACGTCCTCCAGCTGACCGAAGGCATTGCGAATGAGCAGCTCCAGCGTCGCATCGGCACCCTCGAACTGATAGCCCTGATGCTCCATTTCCTTGATTCTCTCAATGAGCTGCTTCGTCTCCTGGTTGCTCGTATTGAAGTCGAGGCCCATCTCTTGCGCCTTGAAGACGAGATTGCTCTGTCCGGCGAGCTCCGATACGAGTACACGCTGCTTGTTGCCGACGAGCTCTGGTTGAATGTGCTCGTACGTGCTCGAGTCGCGCAGGATGGCTGATACGTGAATGCCGCCCTTGTGTGCGAATGCCGCAGCGCCAACGTAAGGCTGGTTAATCGGCATGTGCATGTTCGCGATCTCGCTGACATAGCGGGCGACATTCGTCAAGCTGGCGAGCTGCTCGTCGCTGATGACGTTATAGCCGAGCTTGAGCTGCAGATTCGGGATGATGGAGACGAGGTTCGCGTTGCCGCATCGTTCGCCGTAGCCGTTGATCGTGCCTTGTACTTGCGTAGCGCCTGCCATGACAGCTGCGAGGCTGTTGGCAACGCCGAGCTCACAGTCATTATGCGCATGAATACCGATCGGGATCTGCAGCGTCTGTCTGACCGCTGTGACGATCTCTGTCACCTCGTGAGGCAGCGTACCGCCGTTCGTGTCGCACAGGACGACCCAATCCGCACCGGCCTCCTCGGCCTTGCGGATCGTCTCGAGCGCATAGTCAGCGTTGCTCTTGTAGCCATCGAAGAAGTGCTCCGCGTCGTAGATGACTTCTAGTCCGTTCTGCTTCAGGTAGCGCACAGAATCGAAGATCATCGCGAGATTCTCCTCCAGCGTCGTCTGGATGGCAGTATGTACCTGGAAGTCCCAAGACTTACCGAAGATCGTGGCGACAGGTACACCAACCTCGAGAATGCGGTTCAGGTTCGGGTCTTGCTCGGCGAGCGTCCCCTTGCGACGCGTGCTGCCGAATGCTGTGACCTTCGCTTGCTTCAGCTTCAGCTCCCCGACACGGGTGAAAAATTCGATGTCCTTATTATTGCTGCCCGGCCAGCCGCCCTCGATATAAGTGACCCCGAGTGAATCGAGCTTCAGAGCGATTTTAAGCTTATCTTCAACAGAAAGGCTGATGCCTTCTCCTTGTGTGCCGTCGCGCAGCGTCGTGTCGAATATTTTTACGGTGCGAGTCATTCGAAATCCTCCTATTTCCTTAAGCCTGACCAAGTAAATTTCATTTTATTAT
Above is a genomic segment from Paenibacillus sp. YYML68 containing:
- the cimA gene encoding citramalate synthase — translated: MTRTVKIFDTTLRDGTQGEGISLSVEDKLKIALKLDSLGVTYIEGGWPGSNNKDIEFFTRVGELKLKQAKVTAFGSTRRKGTLAEQDPNLNRILEVGVPVATIFGKSWDFQVHTAIQTTLEENLAMIFDSVRYLKQNGLEVIYDAEHFFDGYKSNADYALETIRKAEEAGADWVVLCDTNGGTLPHEVTEIVTAVRQTLQIPIGIHAHNDCELGVANSLAAVMAGATQVQGTINGYGERCGNANLVSIIPNLQLKLGYNVISDEQLASLTNVARYVSEIANMHMPINQPYVGAAAFAHKGGIHVSAILRDSSTYEHIQPELVGNKQRVLVSELAGQSNLVFKAQEMGLDFNTSNQETKQLIERIKEMEHQGYQFEGADATLELLIRNAFGQLEDVFTLESFKIMVAKSQEQPVLSEAIVKVKVHGETVYNAAEGTGPVNALDNALRKCLVAYYPGIQDMHLSDYKVRVLDEKDATAAKVRVLIESTDFHNTWSTVGVSENIIEASWQALADSFRYALLNQPKTDSKPEEQKERLGLVNH